The following are from one region of the Leptospira selangorensis genome:
- the ftsA gene encoding cell division protein FtsA: protein MESSERIIVSLDLGSALTKVVVGRPISEYETEIIGTGMFPSSGIKNGSIINIEATTRSIIEAVSEAELMCGQEIGYVVVNVTGKSVRADNSKGVVAITNRDRVVTEPDIVRVIEAAQAVRVPADQEILHVLSKEFSVDDQTSIKDPIGMTGVRLEAEVHIVTAGLTALHNLEKCIEAAGLAEETRVLSSLASSDAVLTSGEKDLGTAVLDIGAGICDLIVYVDGGIAYSSVIPFGGYNVTSDLSIGLKTTIETAELVKKRFGHCSLEEIDPTETVEIPPISGRPARAVLREELVHVIEPRMREIFEMVDAELIKSGKKSFLAGGVILTGGGSLLEGIESLAEDVFRLTVTRARPAGLSGLSDRVSSPEFATAVGLIKYASRLGDMERKSQDRSETWGKKIRRWIEENL from the coding sequence ATGGAATCTTCTGAAAGAATCATAGTTTCTCTGGATCTAGGATCAGCACTTACTAAAGTGGTGGTAGGACGTCCTATCTCAGAATACGAAACTGAAATTATAGGAACCGGAATGTTCCCTTCGTCCGGGATCAAAAACGGATCCATTATCAATATAGAAGCGACTACTCGTTCCATCATAGAAGCAGTGAGTGAAGCGGAACTCATGTGTGGACAAGAGATCGGTTATGTTGTTGTGAATGTAACAGGTAAATCTGTTCGTGCAGACAATTCCAAGGGAGTTGTTGCGATCACTAACAGAGACAGAGTTGTAACCGAGCCGGATATAGTTAGAGTGATAGAAGCTGCACAAGCAGTTCGAGTTCCAGCTGACCAAGAAATATTACATGTTCTTTCCAAAGAATTCTCGGTAGACGATCAAACTTCCATCAAAGATCCGATCGGAATGACAGGAGTTCGTTTAGAAGCGGAAGTACATATAGTCACAGCCGGTCTAACAGCACTTCATAATTTAGAAAAATGTATTGAAGCAGCAGGTTTGGCGGAAGAGACAAGAGTTCTTTCTAGCTTAGCTTCTTCCGATGCTGTTTTAACTTCCGGAGAAAAGGATCTTGGCACTGCCGTATTGGATATAGGCGCAGGGATCTGTGATCTGATCGTTTACGTGGACGGAGGGATCGCTTATTCTTCCGTTATCCCATTCGGTGGATATAATGTTACTTCCGATCTTTCGATCGGTCTGAAAACCACTATTGAAACTGCCGAACTTGTGAAAAAAAGATTCGGTCATTGTTCATTAGAAGAAATAGATCCAACTGAAACAGTAGAGATCCCCCCGATCAGCGGAAGACCTGCAAGAGCTGTTCTGAGAGAAGAGCTAGTGCATGTAATCGAACCTCGTATGAGGGAAATTTTCGAAATGGTGGACGCAGAACTTATTAAGTCCGGAAAAAAATCATTTCTCGCGGGCGGAGTCATTCTCACTGGAGGAGGAAGCCTTCTGGAAGGAATAGAAAGCCTGGCAGAAGATGTATTTCGCCTAACGGTAACTCGTGCAAGACCTGCGGGACTCTCCGGACTTTCGGATAGAGTATCTTCTCCTGAATTCGCTACGGCAGTCGGACTTATCAAATACGCCTCCAGATTAGGGGACATGGAAAGAAAATCCCAGGACAGAAGCGAAACCTGGGGCAAAAAAATTCGGAGATGGATAGAGGAAAACCTCTAA
- a CDS encoding PhoX family protein yields MKDLIRKKKRSSKINNSILLICFTLPILFMANCAVERGEDSAALALLGAGTNSFRDVSFEEANFPSTAAQKATHQVSATITVNGIDQSISYVNLLRSGDVLGTGTFGLPVDKTGTAIPNGTAIGYTFRNGGTGQNGPSMSSDFSSLIEVAGSIFMITHFEDVVGSMYITKLNQDSGTGALTATSTRYVDMSGVKGIYIPCAGSVSPWNTHLGSEEYEPNAAKANTATNMNYYPAYLGAEAANPYRYGWIPEIKILNSNGDTSVTKHFAMGRFAHELAKVLPDERSVYLADDGANVGLFFFVADLKKDLSAGTLYAAKWTQKSATNGGSADITWINLGHSTTTEISAAINAGITFIDMFEADSAFDGSTPGSCTVASGYKYIEVEGSGKECLKLKTGNYSTGASIEILASRLETRRYAALKGASIEFNKEEGITYNTDASKLYVAMSSLKAGMIDVAGDIQLPSNPCGGVYSLDLGGGKKDTLGNNINSSYVAFTMAGEVMGELASVSDFGYLAYGSDLSNTCKAGSIANPDNVAFMENSNILIIGEDTNTGEHQNDATFAYNVRTKTLTRIWTTPYGSETTSPYFYKNVNGWSYLTVVTQHPYGENDMTNSKKSWSTHNSDEGSPTIPTYGDSLYPSYVGYIGPFRY; encoded by the coding sequence ATGAAAGATTTAATTCGTAAAAAGAAAAGATCTTCAAAAATAAACAATTCGATTCTTTTAATTTGTTTTACTCTTCCAATCTTATTCATGGCGAACTGTGCCGTTGAAAGAGGAGAAGATAGCGCTGCGTTAGCGCTTTTGGGAGCAGGAACGAACTCTTTTAGGGATGTTTCCTTTGAAGAAGCGAATTTTCCGTCCACAGCTGCTCAAAAAGCCACTCACCAGGTTTCCGCTACGATTACGGTTAACGGTATAGACCAATCTATTTCTTACGTCAATTTGTTACGTTCCGGAGATGTACTAGGTACAGGAACTTTCGGACTGCCTGTAGATAAGACTGGAACAGCGATCCCGAACGGAACAGCCATAGGTTATACCTTCAGGAACGGAGGAACCGGCCAAAACGGTCCGAGTATGTCTTCTGATTTCAGTTCTTTGATAGAAGTAGCCGGATCCATCTTCATGATCACTCATTTTGAGGACGTGGTCGGAAGTATGTATATTACAAAATTGAATCAGGACTCGGGAACCGGTGCGTTAACCGCAACTTCTACAAGATATGTGGATATGTCCGGCGTAAAAGGGATCTATATTCCATGCGCGGGAAGTGTTTCTCCTTGGAACACTCATTTAGGTTCGGAAGAATACGAACCTAACGCTGCAAAAGCGAATACTGCAACCAATATGAATTATTATCCTGCGTATTTGGGTGCCGAAGCAGCAAATCCGTATCGTTACGGTTGGATTCCAGAAATTAAGATCCTGAATTCCAATGGAGACACTTCCGTTACGAAACATTTTGCAATGGGAAGATTTGCCCATGAATTGGCTAAAGTATTGCCTGATGAAAGATCCGTTTATTTAGCAGATGATGGAGCTAACGTAGGATTATTCTTCTTTGTAGCCGATCTGAAAAAAGACCTGAGTGCCGGAACTCTTTACGCTGCAAAATGGACCCAAAAATCGGCAACTAACGGTGGCTCTGCGGATATTACTTGGATCAATTTAGGACATTCTACAACTACTGAAATAAGTGCTGCTATCAACGCGGGAATCACATTTATAGATATGTTCGAAGCGGATTCTGCTTTTGACGGTTCTACTCCTGGTTCTTGCACTGTTGCAAGCGGTTACAAATACATAGAAGTAGAAGGTTCCGGAAAAGAATGTCTCAAATTAAAGACAGGTAACTACAGCACCGGAGCAAGTATAGAAATACTCGCATCCAGATTGGAGACTAGAAGATACGCAGCTTTAAAAGGTGCAAGTATTGAATTCAATAAAGAAGAGGGTATTACCTATAATACGGACGCATCCAAACTGTATGTTGCGATGAGCAGCTTAAAAGCGGGAATGATAGACGTAGCAGGAGATATACAACTTCCATCCAATCCTTGCGGAGGAGTTTACTCCTTGGATCTAGGCGGAGGAAAAAAAGACACATTAGGAAACAATATCAATAGCTCTTACGTTGCATTCACCATGGCTGGAGAAGTGATGGGAGAACTTGCTTCCGTTTCCGATTTCGGATATTTAGCTTACGGTTCGGACTTAAGTAATACATGCAAAGCAGGCTCCATTGCAAATCCGGACAACGTAGCTTTTATGGAAAATTCGAATATCCTGATCATTGGAGAAGATACAAATACCGGAGAACACCAGAACGACGCGACTTTTGCGTATAATGTTCGGACAAAAACTTTGACACGTATTTGGACCACTCCATACGGTTCGGAAACCACTTCCCCATATTTCTATAAGAACGTAAACGGTTGGAGTTATCTCACAGTAGTGACACAACACCCGTATGGTGAAAACGATATGACCAATTCTAAAAAGTCTTGGTCCACCCATAATTCGGATGAAGGATCTCCTACAATTCCGACTTACGGAGACAGTTTATATCCTTCTTATGTAGGTTATATCGGTCCCTTTAGATATTGA
- the ftsZ gene encoding cell division protein FtsZ: MLRFEEEDKSNPAIIKVLGIGGGGMNAVARMANSSLRGVEYVIMNTDEQVLKRSEIESKIALGSKTTRGMGAGGDPELGARAAEEDREKIASVIQGADMVFVTAGMGGGTGTGAAPIVAKIAKEQKCLVVGVVTIPFSFEGKRRMELAKRGIEQLRSYVDTLILVNNESIFQVVERDTPIDQAFRVIDDILLNAVRGISDIVNNPGIINVDFADVKAIMRDTGDAVMGVGEGYGENKVSEAVNFAIDNALLDSRSIAGATSLLINVTGGTDLTISDWNEVSQIITSQVDPNANIIIGLTEDADLEKRIRITVIATGFNKRSAGIGSVPKLQSQPQRKVVGLPEMEESRPSFKTEPERISNDPENYRTLKSKNPSGNLKEDYDIPAFLRRGEKGRN, encoded by the coding sequence ATGTTACGTTTCGAAGAAGAAGATAAATCAAACCCTGCTATTATTAAAGTTTTAGGAATCGGCGGCGGCGGAATGAATGCAGTCGCAAGAATGGCGAATTCCAGCCTAAGAGGTGTGGAATACGTTATCATGAATACCGACGAACAGGTATTAAAACGTTCCGAAATAGAAAGTAAGATCGCATTAGGTTCCAAGACCACAAGAGGAATGGGTGCCGGTGGAGATCCTGAACTAGGCGCAAGAGCAGCAGAAGAAGACAGAGAAAAAATCGCATCCGTAATCCAAGGTGCGGACATGGTTTTCGTAACTGCAGGAATGGGAGGCGGAACCGGAACTGGTGCAGCACCTATCGTTGCTAAGATCGCAAAAGAACAAAAATGTTTAGTAGTCGGAGTGGTCACTATTCCTTTTTCTTTCGAAGGAAAAAGAAGAATGGAACTTGCAAAAAGAGGGATAGAACAACTTCGCTCTTATGTTGATACTTTAATTTTAGTGAATAATGAATCCATCTTTCAAGTAGTAGAAAGAGATACTCCTATCGACCAAGCATTCAGAGTGATAGATGATATTCTTCTAAATGCAGTAAGAGGGATCAGCGATATCGTTAATAATCCTGGAATCATCAATGTGGATTTCGCAGATGTAAAAGCGATCATGAGAGACACAGGTGATGCAGTTATGGGAGTGGGAGAAGGTTACGGAGAAAACAAAGTTTCCGAAGCCGTGAACTTTGCGATAGATAACGCGTTATTGGATTCTCGCTCTATAGCAGGTGCAACTTCTCTTTTGATTAATGTTACCGGTGGAACCGATCTTACTATTTCAGATTGGAACGAAGTATCTCAGATCATCACTTCCCAAGTAGATCCAAATGCAAATATCATTATTGGTTTAACTGAAGATGCTGATTTGGAAAAAAGAATTCGTATCACAGTGATCGCTACAGGTTTTAACAAAAGATCGGCAGGAATCGGATCTGTTCCTAAATTACAATCCCAACCCCAAAGAAAAGTGGTAGGACTTCCTGAAATGGAAGAGTCTCGTCCATCTTTCAAAACGGAACCGGAAAGGATCAGCAATGACCCTGAAAATTACAGAACCCTCAAGTCCAAAAACCCTTCCGGAAACCTGAAAGAGGATTATGATATTCCTGCTTTCTTAAGAAGAGGAGAAAAAGGGAGAAATTAA
- a CDS encoding SDR family NAD(P)-dependent oxidoreductase, with the protein MKTNNTPKTVLVTGGSSGIGKELSILLYKQGYNVLVVSVSKEEFKLLHKECKEISSSGKLETLEADLTQSESIPKILKWITKLNLDIDVLVNNAGFGLWGKSWELSPEKVNSMLLLNINAITRLSNEFSKRMIERKNGFILNVASTASLQPLSYMAAYAASKAYVVSFSEALAAELAPYGVKLGILYPGTTKTNFLSVAGIHKENKKGSLGNLAYSIAMDPKDVAKVAFNTIQNETKRSIPGFMNKAHYYSTKIFPSWIVKRIADQIFKKE; encoded by the coding sequence ATGAAAACGAATAACACTCCAAAAACGGTTTTAGTCACCGGAGGATCTTCCGGAATAGGTAAAGAACTTTCTATCTTATTGTATAAACAAGGTTATAACGTACTTGTAGTTAGTGTTTCCAAGGAAGAATTCAAACTTCTTCATAAAGAGTGTAAAGAGATCAGCTCTTCCGGAAAGTTAGAAACCTTAGAAGCAGATCTAACCCAATCCGAAAGTATTCCTAAAATTTTAAAATGGATCACTAAACTAAATTTGGATATAGATGTCCTAGTCAATAATGCAGGATTCGGGCTTTGGGGAAAATCCTGGGAACTTTCTCCGGAGAAAGTAAACTCAATGCTTTTACTTAATATAAACGCAATCACAAGACTTTCTAATGAATTTTCAAAGAGAATGATAGAACGTAAGAATGGTTTCATATTGAATGTCGCATCCACTGCTTCTTTGCAGCCTCTTTCTTATATGGCAGCTTATGCAGCTAGTAAGGCTTATGTAGTTAGTTTTTCGGAAGCGTTAGCAGCAGAGCTTGCTCCCTATGGAGTCAAACTTGGGATTTTATATCCGGGAACAACCAAGACAAATTTCCTTTCAGTCGCAGGGATCCATAAAGAAAATAAAAAAGGAAGTTTAGGAAATCTTGCTTATTCAATCGCTATGGATCCGAAAGATGTGGCCAAAGTTGCATTTAATACAATTCAAAATGAAACCAAAAGATCTATTCCCGGATTTATGAATAAGGCACATTATTATTCTACGAAAATATTTCCTTCTTGGATCGTTAAAAGAATCGCAGATCAGATCTTTAAAAAAGAATAA
- a CDS encoding metallophosphoesterase, with amino-acid sequence MEWKEEDPNMNFYLNAYSKSNFIIDVLVIVTFTLFLFVFLGNKRKFIFSKERDLSFYKRILILLLIYLIIASTVPFFLDVSSFIRVRIAWTVLTIALPVFGLVHFAFSKRIVFLFVSIFLVCIKFYSEVWEPNHLDVERIQIRSDKIISPIKIVHISDLQTDDIRDLHLEVREEANRFQPDLILFTGDVMNHSSLYPIVTSYLKKFKYNNGFFFVTGDVDHILRYTDFSSKSGSVLWDRKSKVIQVGKNKIGLIGLGLPDYRNKTLIWSLKREIPEDIYSILISHYPDSVLHQPTEKVDLILAGHTHGGQVQVPFFGPILTLSRVPRHIAAGGLNAYENTDIIVSRGLGAEGHVAPRIRFGARPHLILLELLPANSTKETVKNGI; translated from the coding sequence TTGGAATGGAAAGAAGAAGATCCAAATATGAATTTTTATTTGAATGCGTATTCTAAATCTAATTTTATAATAGATGTTTTAGTAATCGTCACTTTTACCCTGTTTCTTTTTGTATTCTTGGGAAATAAGAGAAAGTTTATATTTTCTAAAGAACGGGACCTTTCCTTTTATAAAAGAATTCTAATTCTTTTACTGATCTATCTAATCATTGCTTCGACTGTTCCTTTCTTTTTGGATGTGAGTTCTTTTATTCGAGTTAGGATCGCTTGGACAGTTTTGACGATTGCTCTTCCTGTATTTGGTCTCGTTCATTTTGCATTTTCCAAAAGAATTGTTTTCTTATTTGTTTCTATCTTCTTAGTTTGTATTAAATTTTATTCCGAAGTTTGGGAGCCGAATCATCTGGATGTGGAACGTATCCAAATCCGATCGGATAAAATAATTTCTCCTATTAAAATCGTACATATCTCGGATTTACAAACGGATGATATTAGAGACTTACATTTAGAAGTTAGAGAAGAAGCAAATCGTTTCCAACCGGATCTGATCTTATTTACCGGAGATGTGATGAATCATTCCTCCTTATATCCGATCGTAACTTCTTATCTGAAAAAATTTAAATATAATAATGGATTCTTCTTTGTTACAGGTGATGTGGATCATATCTTACGTTATACGGATTTTTCTTCTAAGAGCGGGTCGGTTCTATGGGATCGAAAATCAAAAGTCATTCAAGTCGGGAAGAATAAGATCGGTTTGATCGGATTAGGTTTGCCGGATTATAGGAATAAAACTTTGATCTGGAGTTTGAAAAGAGAGATCCCCGAAGATATTTATTCCATCCTGATCAGTCATTATCCTGATTCAGTTTTGCATCAACCGACTGAAAAAGTGGATTTGATCCTAGCCGGGCATACTCATGGAGGACAGGTCCAAGTTCCGTTTTTCGGTCCAATCCTAACTCTTTCCAGGGTTCCTCGACATATTGCGGCTGGGGGATTGAACGCTTATGAAAATACTGATATTATAGTTAGTAGAGGTTTAGGGGCAGAAGGTCACGTGGCTCCCAGAATTCGATTCGGTGCAAGACCTCATTTGATTTTGTTGGAGCTCCTACCTGCAAATTCCACAAAAGAAACCGTGAAAAACGGGATCTAA
- a CDS encoding amidohydrolase family protein — translation MRIFDSHFHIIDPRFPLVPNHGFLPEPFTVSDYNKQADWLRIKGGAVVSGSFQAFDQTYLLDTLSVLGKNYVGVTQLPANTKDSEILSLHKAGVRAVRFNVRRGGSEEISKIKEMGARVYDLAGWHVELYIDAKEIDEFLEEVLLSLPKVSIDHLGLSKEGFSTTLRLVEKGVRVKATGFGRTNIDIRSALVEIAEINPDALLFGTDLPSTRSPAPFTEEDLHLVTDTFEGELLQKVLYSNALEFYGVSVKV, via the coding sequence ATGCGGATCTTCGACTCTCATTTTCATATCATAGATCCAAGATTTCCTTTGGTGCCTAATCACGGCTTTTTGCCGGAACCCTTTACGGTTTCAGACTATAATAAGCAGGCGGATTGGCTTAGGATCAAAGGAGGCGCTGTCGTTTCCGGCTCTTTTCAAGCTTTCGATCAGACTTACTTGCTGGATACACTTTCCGTATTAGGAAAAAATTATGTAGGTGTGACCCAGCTTCCCGCAAATACCAAGGATTCCGAAATTTTATCCCTTCATAAGGCGGGAGTGAGAGCTGTTCGATTTAATGTAAGAAGGGGAGGTTCCGAGGAAATTTCTAAGATTAAAGAAATGGGAGCCAGAGTTTATGATCTTGCAGGTTGGCATGTCGAATTATATATAGATGCCAAAGAGATAGACGAATTTTTAGAAGAAGTGCTGCTGTCCCTACCTAAGGTATCCATTGATCATTTGGGATTGTCTAAAGAAGGATTTTCTACCACTCTAAGATTGGTAGAAAAAGGAGTAAGAGTAAAAGCGACCGGGTTCGGCAGAACCAATATTGATATACGATCTGCTTTGGTGGAAATTGCAGAAATTAATCCGGATGCTTTGTTGTTCGGCACGGATCTTCCTTCTACACGTTCTCCTGCTCCTTTTACCGAAGAGGACCTACATTTGGTTACGGATACGTTCGAAGGTGAGTTATTGCAGAAAGTATTATATTCGAATGCTTTGGAATTTTATGGAGTAAGCGTAAAAGTATGA
- the map gene encoding type I methionyl aminopeptidase, translating into MTVRNKEDLEALQRIGKITAETLVKMKEAAKPGISTKELDRIAYSYFSKFGARSAPQLMYKFPGYTCISLNTEIAHGIPSDRILKEGDLLNLDVSLELNGYFADTGFTLIVGKDEKGLSKLLDVSSEALKLALSGVKTGEKLNSIGRTIENTAKKNGYNVIRTLCGHGVGKSLHEEPFDICNYYEPRDKRILKSGQVIAVETFVSTGAEDFVEQSDGWTLKTPDGSFTAQFEHSVIVTENGPIILTAA; encoded by the coding sequence ATGACGGTTCGTAATAAGGAAGATCTGGAAGCATTACAAAGGATTGGCAAGATCACTGCAGAGACCTTGGTCAAGATGAAAGAAGCTGCTAAACCAGGGATCAGCACCAAAGAGTTGGATCGGATTGCGTATTCTTATTTTTCCAAATTTGGGGCGAGAAGCGCTCCTCAACTCATGTATAAATTTCCAGGTTATACGTGTATAAGTTTAAACACTGAGATCGCCCATGGAATTCCAAGTGATCGTATCTTGAAAGAAGGGGACCTTTTAAATCTAGATGTCTCCTTAGAGTTGAACGGATATTTTGCAGATACTGGTTTTACTCTGATCGTTGGAAAGGATGAAAAAGGTTTAAGCAAACTTTTAGACGTTTCTTCTGAAGCATTAAAGCTTGCTCTTTCCGGTGTAAAGACGGGAGAAAAACTGAATTCAATCGGAAGAACGATCGAGAATACTGCTAAGAAGAACGGATATAATGTGATCCGTACTTTATGCGGACATGGGGTAGGCAAATCTCTCCATGAAGAACCATTCGATATTTGTAATTATTACGAACCAAGAGATAAGCGAATTTTAAAATCGGGGCAGGTTATCGCGGTGGAAACTTTTGTTTCAACCGGAGCAGAAGACTTTGTAGAACAATCGGACGGTTGGACTTTAAAAACTCCTGATGGTTCCTTCACTGCACAGTTCGAACATTCAGTAATTGTTACCGAGAATGGACCGATTATTTTAACAGCGGCATAA
- a CDS encoding lipoprotein LipL41, with protein MRFTLVFLFCLLAVFITCQSVTVEYPKYPATKEGRDLKQFLNGVKTVAFTLEPMNSEIWSHESNRSFVMMVPGKIYESFSKDSYFKILDLKDRPDVLEAKDTSLEGIQKNRKRIGEILSADAVLYVSVKQPESQCYVEAKMDYLALGLAVLRAATAGKDKNRQYSRAAASLVNDPIVKPTGVRKVYIPIEANLIRIDSGEMMKTVISKHSIIYNGVGDVSCPSILPSLSTALDESISEIQRRLSPKVESEDISIFTEDENPEVEALLLEGYEEITGENPNFHRAKISWEKADLKAKGKSWAAKANLATYYFSEGDYQKATQFYDEAIRLGGPEDDYLKELKELMAPPQIEEEATEEK; from the coding sequence ATGCGGTTCACTTTAGTCTTTCTATTCTGTTTGTTAGCGGTTTTTATTACCTGCCAATCCGTAACCGTCGAATACCCTAAGTATCCTGCTACAAAAGAGGGAAGAGACTTAAAACAATTTTTAAACGGAGTAAAAACAGTCGCGTTTACTTTAGAGCCGATGAATTCGGAGATATGGAGCCATGAAAGTAATCGTTCTTTCGTAATGATGGTTCCAGGAAAAATTTATGAAAGTTTTTCGAAAGATTCTTATTTTAAAATTTTGGATCTAAAAGACAGACCTGATGTTCTGGAAGCTAAGGATACTTCCTTAGAAGGAATACAAAAAAATAGAAAGAGGATCGGAGAAATATTGAGCGCGGATGCAGTCTTATATGTTTCCGTTAAACAACCTGAGTCTCAATGTTATGTAGAAGCTAAAATGGATTATCTTGCTCTTGGGCTGGCAGTTCTTAGAGCAGCTACCGCAGGAAAGGACAAGAATCGGCAATATAGTAGAGCGGCGGCTTCTCTTGTGAACGATCCGATTGTAAAGCCTACAGGTGTCCGAAAAGTTTATATCCCGATAGAAGCAAATTTGATCCGGATAGATTCCGGAGAAATGATGAAGACTGTCATTAGTAAACATTCTATCATCTATAATGGAGTAGGAGACGTTAGTTGTCCTAGTATACTTCCTTCACTTTCCACGGCCTTAGACGAGTCCATCTCTGAAATACAAAGAAGACTTTCTCCTAAAGTTGAATCGGAGGATATTTCTATTTTTACGGAAGATGAAAATCCCGAAGTAGAAGCTCTTCTTTTAGAAGGATACGAAGAGATTACAGGAGAAAATCCGAATTTCCATAGGGCTAAAATTTCTTGGGAGAAAGCGGATCTAAAAGCAAAGGGTAAGTCTTGGGCGGCCAAAGCAAATTTAGCTACGTATTATTTTTCGGAAGGGGATTATCAAAAGGCGACCCAATTTTATGATGAAGCAATCCGTTTAGGCGGCCCGGAAGATGATTATTTGAAAGAGTTGAAAGAATTGATGGCGCCTCCTCAAATAGAAGAAGAGGCAACCGAGGAAAAGTAA
- a CDS encoding LIC11213 family lipoprotein: MFHSNIKTLIILLSFFLFYCSKKPVYQGEERKPCDIHAKPSSFCILEAYGSVTLCSKCHPGDGPFDILSYKEVSARVVPGSPESSVLYRYLTKGGKMHAFGTEHFEKATYRWIKDGALP; encoded by the coding sequence ATGTTCCATTCAAACATAAAAACATTAATTATACTTTTATCATTCTTTCTATTTTATTGTTCCAAAAAACCTGTCTACCAAGGAGAAGAGAGAAAACCTTGCGACATACATGCGAAACCTTCTTCTTTTTGTATTTTAGAGGCTTACGGTTCTGTCACCCTCTGTTCCAAATGCCATCCAGGGGATGGGCCTTTCGATATTTTAAGTTATAAAGAAGTGAGTGCAAGAGTAGTTCCGGGAAGTCCGGAAAGTAGCGTATTATATAGATATTTAACGAAAGGTGGAAAGATGCACGCATTCGGAACGGAACATTTCGAAAAAGCTACGTATCGCTGGATCAAGGACGGAGCTCTGCCTTAA
- a CDS encoding bile acid:sodium symporter: MLIRIVLILLSLSSMYGLGLRIEKKELGSWSKFIPILVFAFFWNFGILPVCVFFSGKLLGVSELAFAAIFLCAASPGGASGGLFVLRAKGNPALGGMLIALLNGANTILTPLIFSIYQGGSGFNFDLFLKLFLIGTFLQGLPLLLGLLSKYFFPKFFDPIAPWVERFSSFCLILSILLLIFQYGEFALSLGWIAWIGASIAVGFSLLPGIFLFNSTKEVRASLSMVSGIRSLSLALLLAELHLKQSETLLTVLMYGTVMYLLSAIAAEFWNGKKKIQI; this comes from the coding sequence ATGTTAATACGGATCGTACTCATCCTTCTTTCTCTTTCCTCAATGTATGGTTTGGGGTTGAGGATAGAAAAAAAAGAATTGGGCTCTTGGTCCAAATTTATTCCGATCTTAGTATTCGCATTCTTTTGGAATTTTGGGATACTTCCTGTTTGCGTATTTTTTTCAGGAAAACTTTTAGGAGTATCCGAACTTGCATTTGCGGCAATTTTTCTTTGTGCTGCTTCTCCCGGAGGAGCATCCGGAGGATTATTCGTTTTAAGGGCAAAAGGAAATCCCGCACTGGGCGGAATGTTGATCGCGTTATTGAACGGCGCGAATACGATTCTCACTCCTTTGATATTTTCTATCTACCAAGGTGGTTCGGGATTTAATTTCGATCTTTTTCTAAAACTTTTTTTGATCGGAACCTTTTTGCAAGGTTTACCATTGCTTCTCGGGCTTCTGAGCAAATATTTCTTTCCTAAATTTTTTGATCCGATTGCTCCTTGGGTGGAAAGGTTTAGCAGTTTTTGTTTAATATTATCTATCTTACTTTTGATCTTTCAATATGGCGAATTTGCGCTGAGTTTGGGCTGGATTGCTTGGATCGGAGCTTCTATTGCAGTTGGATTTTCTCTTCTCCCCGGGATCTTTTTATTTAATTCAACAAAAGAAGTTAGAGCTTCCTTGTCTATGGTTTCCGGGATCAGAAGTTTGTCCTTAGCTTTACTTCTTGCGGAGCTTCATCTCAAACAAAGTGAAACATTACTTACTGTTCTTATGTATGGAACTGTCATGTATTTATTGAGCGCTATCGCCGCGGAATTTTGGAATGGAAAGAAGAAGATCCAAATATGA